Part of the Candidatus Obscuribacterales bacterium genome is shown below.
ACTACAATATTTCCCTGGTTGATACTCTGGATGATCTACCAGGGTGGGAGGCTGTGGAAGAGCGCAGCAACCGTGAAAGTACGGATCAGACTCAAGCTAGCATTCCAGTATATGTTGTGCTGAAGGAACCTGATGCTGACCCGACGGCAGAAACTCCCTTAGCTTGGCAACCGGTGGCGATCGCCCCTGACCTACCGAGT
Proteins encoded:
- a CDS encoding GDYXXLXY domain-containing protein, with amino-acid sequence MTSSPTPPIPRWRFWLPLLAQLTLILGLPAQAMLTYLTGTTVILQTAPVDPYDVLRGYSQTLNYNISLVDTLDDLPGWEAVEERSNRESTDQTQASIPVYVVLKEPDADPTAETPLAWQPVAIAPDLPS